Sequence from the Nocardiopsis sp. YSL2 genome:
CGACGGCGGCCCCGGAGTCGGCGCCCGGCCGGGCGGCGATGCCGTCGGCCAGCGCCCTCTCCGCGATCTTCTGCACCCCCAGGTCCAGATGGGTGATCAGGTGCATCCCCGCCACGGGCGGCTCGTCGGAGATGACGTCCATGATCTCGCCGTGGTTGTTGACCCCCAGGGTCCGCAGGCCCGCGGTACCGCGCAGCTCGGCGTCGTAGACCCGTTCCAGGCCGTCCCGGCCCACCTGGTCGATACCGGTGAACTGGGTCCGCAGCTCTTCGCGGGCGTCGAGCTCCTCCTGTGTGACGGGCTGCAGGTAGCCGAGGAGCTGGCCCGCGTGGTCGCCCTGCGGGTACTCGCGGATGGCGTGGGCCTGGGCGGTGATGCCCGGGTAGTCGTCGGCGCTCTCCATGATCTGCAGCGCCACGGAGGGTTCGACGTCGTCGGCGAGGGTGACGGGCTGGTAGGGCGAGCCGGGCCAGCACGGGCGCTCCACCGTGGGACCGCACAGGCGCATGCGCTGCCGCAGGTCCTCCGACGGGACGTCCAGGACCTCGGCGAGACGGCCGAGGACCGCCTCGCCGCCGTCGTCCATGCCCTGGAGCTCGTGGTAGTCGGCGGAGACGACCAGCTCGGTCCGGTTGCTCACCAGGGGCCGCCCCGCCGCGTCGAGGATCTGGCCGCGGGTCGCGGGGACCACGAGGCGCTGGTGGTGGTTGGAGACCGCCAGGTCGCGGTAGTGGTCGGACATCGGCACCTGCAGGTACCACAGGCGCACGCCCAGGACGGCGAAGAGCAGCACGACCATCAGCTGGACGAGGATGAGCCCCACGCGGCCGAGCCTGCGGCCGGGCAGCGTCGGGTCGACGGGCGGACGGCGCATGGTCACCACCCCACCGGGGACGTCGGGCCCTGGACGGTGGCGAAGTCGCTGTCGGCCAGTGCGTCGCGCAGGCGCACCAACGGCAGTGTCACCACGGGCGCCACGAGCGCGGTCAGCAGTGCGCCCGCTCCGGCGTTGACGGCCACGGAGGCCAGGGTCAGGCGCGGGTCGCCCATGACGAAGCCGACCGCCGCGTAGCCCAGACCGGTGCCCAGCGCGGTCAGCGCGGTGGCGCCGACCACGGCCGGAAGCCCGGTGCGCAGGCCGACGGCGCCCTGGGCTCCGGTGTTGGTGCGCAGCAGGGCCGCGGCGTAGGCGGCCAGGCACAGCACCAGGGCATAGCGTCCGACGGCGTGCTCGGCGGGCGGCAGCAGGTCCATGGCCAGACCGGCGGCGAACCCGTATCCGGCCGCGACCGCGGGCCTGCCGGTCAGGGCCACCGCGGCCACCGCCGCCACGACCAGGTCGGGGCCGGGGCCCCAGGGCAGCGGCAGGCGCTGGACCACGACGGCCTGCAGCAGTACCGCGACCGCCACGAGTGCGACGGTGGCTGCGACCCTCATCGGTCCTCCTCGGAGTCGGGTTCGGGTGGCAGGACGGAGTCGCGCGGGTCCTCGGCCGGTCCGGCGACGACCACGCCCACCACGTCCAGGGCCGCGAAGTCCACGGCGGGCGTGATGCGCGCGATGCGGCTGAGCGCCCCGGGCGAGACCTGGACGTCCTGGACGGTGCCGACGGGCACGCCCGGAACGAAGGGCGCGCCCTCGTGGGATCCGAGCGTGACCACCCGGTCCCCGGACTCCACGGGCGCCTCCATGTCGAAGAGCTCCAGCGAGAGGTCGGACTCGGCGCCGCCGGGCACGGAGCCGCCGTTGACCACGCCGATCTTGCGGGTCTCGGCCAGCCGGGCGCCCACGGCCGAGGTGGCGTCCGTGGCGAGCAGGACGGTGCTGG
This genomic interval carries:
- the mreD gene encoding rod shape-determining protein MreD; this translates as MRVAATVALVAVAVLLQAVVVQRLPLPWGPGPDLVVAAVAAVALTGRPAVAAGYGFAAGLAMDLLPPAEHAVGRYALVLCLAAYAAALLRTNTGAQGAVGLRTGLPAVVGATALTALGTGLGYAAVGFVMGDPRLTLASVAVNAGAGALLTALVAPVVTLPLVRLRDALADSDFATVQGPTSPVGW